A single window of Solenopsis invicta isolate M01_SB chromosome 3, UNIL_Sinv_3.0, whole genome shotgun sequence DNA harbors:
- the LOC105199454 gene encoding uncharacterized protein LOC105199454, which produces MKIYVCAILLLISGMVNADPATQVRGGCLFGDKVFSVGAHTAPPCMRMICDMIGQISFEGCPRFTCNSLQRLIGYTDEDPSREYPYCCPQPICERRYPDQPYFLAYTEKEVQ; this is translated from the exons ATGAAGATTTACGTCTGCGCAATTTTGTTGCTGATATCTGGGATGGTTAATGCGGATCCTGCTACGCAAGTACGAG GTGGCTGCCTATTTGGAGATAAGGTTTTTAGCGTAGGTGCCCATACAGCTCCGCCATGCATGCGAATGATTTGTGACATGATCGGTCAAATATCCTTTGAAGG ATGTCCTAGATTCACTTGTAATTCACTTCAGCGCCTTATTGGTTATACGGATGAGGATCCCAGTCGAGAATATCCATATTGCTGTCCACAACCTATTTGTGAGCGTCGTTACCCTGATCAGCCATACTTTTTGGCATATACCGAGAAAGAAGTGcagtaa